The Carassius gibelio isolate Cgi1373 ecotype wild population from Czech Republic chromosome A8, carGib1.2-hapl.c, whole genome shotgun sequence genome contains the following window.
gaagaggtaagaaaaaacatttaaacttgaTGACAaagtatatacataaaataaacagatttacaCTATAGACAGCAACTCCTTGATTCTGTAATCTCAGGGCTTGATGCTTGCTTTTTTTTTAGGAGCATGTGCTCCTAAGTTGAACAATTTAACAGTGcattaataaatgataaaaagttttgaaaatgtgtcatTAAACAACCCCAAAGGACCATTTCTtcttttatattgtttaattaatattttagtttaattccAACATCTGCTAATGCACAGATCTGATAGATTGCTTTTGATTATTTTCGCTGTGAAGTTGCATTACCACTAGCCTGCTTCAGTGCTTCTGCATTAATGTTTGAAAGAAGCATCTGTCAGTCCTGGGTCTGGACTGTTGTTTTAGCCTTTCATTTAAACCTTTCACTATTTTATCTCTTTAGTTCCTCGATTGCAGTTTGCTAATGATGATAAACACCTCCTCGCCTGCTGCTCGTTGGATGGGACACTGTCAATCATGACATTGTCCCCGCCTCCACCGACTGTAAAGGTGACACTAAAGGGTCATGCTGCTCCCGTGACTGACTTCGCCTGGTCCCTCAGCAATGACATCATTGTGTCCACGTCAAAAGATGGCACTCTGCGGATCTGGAACACAGAGGATGGACGCTGTATCCGAGAGGTGGCCGATCCAGAGGGAAGTGAGCTGCTGTGCTGCACTTTTCAGCCCATGAACAACAACCTGACTGTGGTGAGTCCAAATGccagcctttttttttcttctttgtatactaccatttaaaagtttgggctcagtaagatttcaatatgtttttgaaggaagtcttGTATACTCTTTTTGGATCAGAATATGGTTAAAACagtaagtgaaatattattaaaatcaatccgtttttctgttttaatatattttaaaatgtattttatttctgtgaaatcagaaatcattctaatatgctgatttgctactcaaaaaAATTGGAATTGTTTATGCTGATGAAACACTGcagaatgcattaaaaaacaCCATCAGCCCTTTCAGTAATCCTATTAGTGTGTGACTTTAACATGCACCACTAGCTAAAAAGAGAATTTTGTGTGCAGTGGTGGGTAATTTTACTTACCTACCAACTACTGTGGTGGGTGAACTGTAAAACATCtgaattgcattatatgttttgaaaCTACAgaactttgatcataaaactaagcatttaaatatcatgttGCTGAGACATAGAGTGACTATTTCTATGCATTTTTTGTAAGTATTTCGCTATATAATTttctaatttacatttaaatcaaaaaGCCACCATTCTTTTTGGACATgtaaatatcatatataataatatgacATCATTAATTATCTTAATCGATTTAAACCCCTGAAAACAAAAATGATCTTCTCATATGAGCTCCATATTCAGCCTATATCATGATacatgagccataaaagcctgatgcatCAAATATGAAAAACCTTCCTTTGTGATTGTGAATATaactttttgtaattttgtctCAGCTTTtccatatgaaatattaaaaaccgTCAATATAACAAATTTCAGGCTTTGCAATAGAAATTCATTGTACTTATTCACTcactcaaatattaaatattggctTTTATACAATGCGTCTGTTACACATTTTCTACCCTGAATCTCATCTACTGCATGAAGTATTTTCTGTTCATATATGATGCATCAAATCTGTCCCTTGTTGTCCGTCCCCAGGTTGGCAACAGTAAACACCACCTGCAGGTGGTGAACATCTCCACTGGGAAGAAAGTGAAAGGAGGCTCCAGTAAGCTCACCGGTCGAGTGCTTTCTCTCTCGTTTGATGCTCCGGGGAGAATCCTATGGGCTGGTGATGACAGGGGAAGCATTTTCTCCTTCCTCTTTGACATGGCCACAGGTACAAAGATattttctttgcaaaaaaaacCTGGTGGAAATTCTGGAAATGTAGATGAGAGTACGGTTGATATTTTGGTGTTTATGTAAAGCTGAGGTTTCTTCTCCCACAGGAAAACTGACCAAAGCTAAGAGACTGGTGGTGAATGAGGGCAGCTCTATCTCTAGTATCACCGCCCGCTCGTGGATCAGTCGAGAGGCACGGGATCCGTCACTGCTCATCAACGCCTGTGTCAACAAACTACTGCTCTACAGGTTAGAGTGCACTTACAGCAACTCATATTGTCACTTGCTCTTGACTGAGATGATTCTTGATCTGGTGTTGACAGGGTCGTGGATAATGAGGGAACACTACAGCTGAAGAGGAGCTTCCCCATTCAACAGGGATCCCAACCACTGCACAGCATCTTCTGTCCTCTCATGTCCTTCAGACAGGGAGCCTGTGTCGGTAAGATCATAATCATCATTTACAGGCTATTTCAGTCTGACCtgtcagaaatcaatctaatatgctgatttgctgctgctgttaatgttgaaaacaagttatatgacaaaatatatatatgttttatgaatagaaagtttgaagAGTATCAATCCATCTCCTGTTTGCAAAACCAGAGTAAGTGAATCCTGCTCTTTCCCTCTTGCAGTCACTGGCAGCGAGGATGGGTGCGTTTACTTTTTCGACGTTGAGCGCAACACTAAGGCCATCGTTAACAAGCTGCAGGGCCACAGCGGGCCCGTCCTGGACGTGAGCTTCAACTGCGACGAAAGCTTGCTGGCCTCCTCTGACACCACCGGTATGGTGATCATCTGGAGACGGGAGCAGAAGTAAACAAGGCAAATCCAAGCTTTCGCTCCGTTGGCAACAGCATCTTCCATACAGGCTGGCTTGACTTATGTGCAATGAAACTCCTACTGTAAATGTCACGATGACTGTAATGTTTTGAGTGAGTCTGAACTATATCATGTGGACCATGAAAGAAACTTGTGTCTTATCTTTGTTATAGAGctgatatttctgtttttattggttttgtgggaCGTGGCACTTGTTTATGGAATTCCTTAGTGCTTTGTGGTCATAAATGTGCAGCTTAAGAGAAGAGACATTAATATAACTCTTTGTTCACTTTTGTGTGTcttagtgagtgagtgtgtgagaataAGTATGTTGAGGCTGTGTGTCACTGAAATTGTGTTCGCTTGCACAATAACACTACTGTATTTATGCCTTGTTAACTCAATAAATTTAATCACACTTGCTGAATTAAGCTACATTTGGTCTTTCTTtccatttaattgtttttaacgGCAACCTAGTGCATATTACCAGACAGCAAAGATGTAAACTTGTGTGTAAATGTCACTTTTAAAGATGAAATCATGTTTAATAAAAACCTAGTCATGTTTAAATCGGAATATGAATAGGCCTCTTCAAGTGAATAATTTTTTATCTTGATCTTTTCCCTGTGTTAATGGTtgcaatattttgtaaaaaaatattttgggacGTGAGATTTGGCTCACATGAAAGACTAAActtcaaagcttttattttgaaattaacgtgtattaataaaacaataagccGCAAGAAACAACGTGGTTGCCGACAAACACACAGAAGTAAGAGTAAAAGATGTATGTTTGTAATGTAAATTACAGCAGCTTCAAAATAGGCTCAACCAATCGGAATCAGGGACCAGAATTATCCGTTGTATAATTAATAATCCCACGTTCATTCgtgtgcttttattttgaaaaaaaaaaaaaaaaacctcaccacCATTATTTTCACAGTAACATGTGGGAGGAACTACTTCCGGTTCTACAGTGGGTAagataaaacaattacaaacataAGAATGAAAAGCAAAATTTTAAGCATGTTTTTTgatgtattatgtttttaaaaaaattaaatatatataataataataatagttcccGGAGCCTCTGAGAACTTTGATTAGTTATGAATCATATAGTAGCAAGCGCAGTTAGCATGCATGCAAGTAAAGATCCCTCTACATAAAACAACGAACAAAATGAATACATCtggtttataatatttattttaattgaaatgttaTAATCTTAAAGAAATCTTCTAAGGTGTTAAATTAATGTGCATTTTCACAGATGTGAATATAGCGCTCTTTCATAGGTGTGGTCCATCTGATAAACCGACAGAGAGTCTTTCTAATGTGCATTATTTAAAAACTCCAACAGGACTGAGTAGTTGTTTCTTAGCCTTACTATATaccttttaatatatttaatttattaatgctGCATAAGAATTTATAACATTGTTTAATTGTCACAGACAGATGGATCTGTGTTGAATAGAATTGTGTAACATTATGTTTTGCTGCATGAGAACAGGATTTCTGTATGATTTACATGAAGCTGTTCTGTTTTACAGCGTGAAGAGATCGTGGCACAAAGGGAACAGACTATGCCTTTCCTGCACGGCTTCAGGAGGATCGTGTACGAGTACCAGCCGCTGGTGGATGAAGTGATGTGTGTCCTGGGAATAGAAGGAGAAAACCAGCGCAGGTCAGCAAACCAACTGCATCTTAGAGTGCAATAGGCAGATGACGACAGAGTTTTATGAACTGCACATGTGTTTGACATGTTAGGTataaaatgttagcctgaatgcactgtcgcttgaaataaaagcatctgctaaatgcataaatgtatgtaatgtatttaaatgtatatcctGCATTTCACAGGCGAGATGATGATGAAAGCGTCTCTGGGTCTCTTGTGGAGCTTCTGGACAGAGAGTCTCAGTCTCCCGTCTTCATGGAGGGCATCAGTTACTCTCTGTTTCGAGTGGCTGATCTCGGGTTGGTCAGCGCAGCACAGGTGCTTCTGCGTTACGGAGCTGATCTCAACTTTGAAGGTTTGTAGATGCTAAAGATGCTTTTGGGATTCCGATAAACCTCATTGTCATCAAGGAAATATAATCAGACCCTTTTCTTATGGTTCCAGATCCTGTGTCATACTACAACCCCTTACACATTGCAGTGTTGAGAAACAAGCCAGACATGGTGCAGATGTTGATATCTCATGGAGCTGAAATCGAAAAGAGGGACAGGGTGAgaatgtctctttctctctctctctctctctctctctctctctctctctctctctctctctctctctctccatatatatatatatatatatatatatatatatatatatatatatatatatatatataaaattgcctGTTGTGAACATGcactttatttgtaattatttttattgtatcttTGATATTTGCTTTGAAtgcacacattatttttttatttttacatttcttaaatgtctttaaatatgATGTTTTTGCGTCTGCAATAGATTCATGAATGCAGCCCTCTTGATTTGGCCGGTGAGGAGGTGGATAGGTTGCCGTGTCTGCGTGTGCTTCTGGATTTGGGTGCTGATGTGAATGCAAAAGACAAGAATGGTATTTTTTGCTGAATTATCTAACCAAATAGATTGTTTGTGGTTTCCTTTTTCCACATGATTCCAACTCTCTGTTTATTGTACCTGCTTGCAGGAAAAACGGCACTGCTTCATGCTCTGGCCAGCAGTGATGGACTCACAGTCAATAATTTGGACAATATACAGCTGCTTCTAGAAAGAGGTGAATTTAAAACATCAGCTCGGACATTACTAGACAACAATATATTTCAGGAATTTCATTAATagatgtttaaaaaagaaaatagtttcaACATGGAAGAATGTATAATTTCCTTCAAATATTAGGCTAAACGTTTTTAAGTAGTTGTTATTGCAAtgttgttaattgtataattttttatatatattcttacaATTACTATGTATATATCATATtggaaaattattatatattattggtCATATTTAATCCAAAAccgaaattatatatatatatatatatatatatatatatatatatatatatatatatatatatatatatatatatatatatatatatatatatataaaaatacaatataattaataaaatgtcaaattctAGTGCTGTGAaatcgattaatcgcgattaatcacatccaaaaataaacatttgtttacataatatatatatgtgtgtgtaaatatatacttatatgtgcgtatttatatatacatataaatatacacattacacgcaattaatcgatttgacagcaaaaatatatttatataatattttaatataaaataaaatgtatttttaaatttattacacacacacacacacacacacacacatatatatatatatatatatatatatatagtaattattttatattatatttatatatattatattttatatatattattttaatcattgcatttttttttttttcttacattttatttatttttaaaagcattcaattttttttttttttttactgttgttaaTGCTAACGTTGTATTTCTATAATCCCTTGCAGGTGCAGATGTGAACACCATCACACACGATGGCGAGACCCCCATGTCATCACTCACGTTCCTGGTGAAGGAGGCTCTGGACAGCAGCGTGGAGGATGCGAAGGAGATCGGCCACTTCTGTACCCGCGTGGCACATCTTCTGATCAACCACGGCGCCGATCCCAGCTGCTGCTTGAACGCTACCGACGGGGAACTGTGGGAGCATTCGCTAACCTACACCAGTCTGGAGAACTTCGACTTGCTGTTTCCCCTGACAGCCCTTTTACTCCAGCATGGCGCTTCCTTTGTCTGCTCTCACCACAGCACCTCCTACTGGACAGGTCACCAGCTGATATTCACACGTCTCGCTGAAGCTCTCCGGGAAGCTTTAGATGCTGCCGAGGCGGCTGATGTTTTAGCCAAAGCTGAAGTGCTGTTGGATCTGGCCAGAATCTGCTGTCCGGTCATTCCTCCTCTCTTCCCCCGCTCAGGACTGCCCGTGCTGGATCAGACATCTACCCATCAGCCCCTGCTGGAGCTCTACAGCAGACTAGAGGAGCAAGAAAGGCAGCCGCTGCCAATGAGGTCTCTTTGCAGGAGACTCATCCGCCTGTGTCTGGGGCCCTGGCCCTTTGAGGAGAAGGTGAAAGCCCTGCCCCTGCCAGACAGACTGAAGGACTCGCTGCTCCCAGAGAAGAGCTGGACGGACAGAGCCGGCTGGGACGGATTCAAACCTCGACGATCTCAACGCTGAGACACACCATTTATATGTGTGCCTGTAAACATAAAGCCCTTAATGTTCACTGCATTCATTAAAACTCAGATAAAAAAGACTCTGTGCCTGACTCTTTTGATCAACATGCGGAAAGATCATTTTCCTGGTGATCTGAGAGtgagaattaaaaaatatatatatataagtgttataAATGTCACGCAAATGCTGTGAcgtggtgttttctgtgtcaaaATAACCATGATGTCACTGTCTTACACATTACCAGGTGATTTCCTGTTCATTTTTGTATCTATATATCTTTCAGTTTGAAAATTGCTAATTGTTTACAGTTAAATCTTTACTATCATGTACAGCTTCACTTCCATATGTACTATGAATCATtttggtgtgttgtgtgtgtttatttttaagataatTGGAATCAGCCTTCATTTTTTGCATAATCATATATGTGATGTACTTGATGTGCCTTAAGAAGAGCAACTTTGTAGCCGGGGCATTGAAGAAATGTTTGAATCTCTTGCATTGTAAATTGTGTAAATATAGTTTGAAGCCGTTTTGTTTTGTTGGATGTCTTCAAATTCTCATCGTTGTCTTTTGTGGGTTCATATTGGTTTTGAGGTTTCTACTCATAGATAATGAAATTAAATACCATGGATTTCATCCTAAAATACCATGGTATAATGATATTTATATAGTCTATTGATATAGTGTTTGGGTGCATGATCAAATATATGCTTTTGATTCAGCCCATGACTCTTTTGAATCTGAGATATGTTCACCAAAATATGCATTCAGTGACTTGTTGCAGGTCACATAGTTGATTTTCAACTGAACTGATTTCACTTCAGAGCCAAGCGGTGACCTGAAGCAATCCTAAAATTGTTTAttgtatgaaaataaacaagaatCTCCTTTGAATCAAACACTGAGATTTGTTCATATTATGCAACGAACCATTAACATGGCACAGACCAAATAAGAAATTAGTTCTTTTTTTTCGTTCCTTAAACTTCATTCTCAGCAAATAACGTGATTATCATATTTGACCTCAGTGATAGTGAATGGTTTTATTTCCGCAGCAATATTATGGACGTGTTGTCACTGTAGTAATGAATGTCTTTATATGTAACATAGGCTACAGATGACCGATAGCAAAAATGTATTTAGCTGCTTTAGAAAAATTCCAGTAAACATTGTTAATATGAATTAGATGTTATAAAGGAGTGAAAAGTAGGCCTACAGACACAAACCCGAAAATGTGAGGATATGGTGAGAAAAACGAGATTAAGCATTTCAGTGAAAATTTCATCAGATATATCTTACACTGAGAAGACCACAGATACACAGTttatgacctatatatatatctatacatacatacatacatatatatatatatatatatatatatatatatatatatatatatatcatataaactTTGCAGATTGTTTACATTCAGATACAGCTATATTATACAatgcatgaaaggcaatattaaaaatggcataattgtGGCACTTTAAtcagacaagaaaagaaaaggataTAATCACTCAGTGCTCTTAACTGAATAGCCTTTGAAGCATATCTAATTTGTACAGTGAACAGTACAGAAATTCAATTTAGTCatcaaatattaaacaaaaacggAGTGACTGGTGATTTGGGTGGAATGATATGTCCTGCAGTCTTTTCTGTACTCCTGATGGATATAGAGCCtggcacaacaacaacaaaacatatgcACATTTCCTGTCAAACCCTCTGGACAGGCTGGCCGGCACTGTGTCCTTCTACAAAATGTCTGacccacacactcacatacatatatacattcatCACCACTTTCACCGAACCACTCGCTGGGTTTGCAGTTTATGGTTCAGTGTTTCTTTCAGGAGTGAAAAACCTCCTATTATTACCAAAAGTAACTAGTAATTACGAAACTGTAGGAacgctttatttattttactttatctaTTTTACTGAACCTGCAATGCTAATTTTcagcaaataatatttaatagaaagtttatattatataaacttgtATGTTCAGATTGTAAGGGCGGTAAATCTATATGATTGAGTGACAgtggcaaaaaacaaacaaacaaacaaaaaaatttcgaaaaaagagagaaaataatggTAATGCTTAATATCTTTTACTGACATGCATATCACAGTTCAGACGTTTGGGGCCAGTaagtaatttatatttttcatttaaagaaaacaatatatatatatataattttttgcttAAATTTGTTTCTGGTCAGATTGAGCTTAGACAATACAAATATTCaataaacttgtttttaaacATCAGCTTTGTCTTCTGCCTGCTGCATCTGAACTGTTTTTCAAGCTCAGGATCTTTGTCCTCATTATCCTTTTTGCTGTGCTCACATTCTTGTTCTCGTATTGCCGGTCCATTTCTGTAATTTGCCCCTCCACTCCCCAAGATCCCAACCCAGCCCGAACGGAAGGTAATCGATTTATGCTGTCAGTAAAAAGCTCTGCGTCAGTCTCGCTGGCTGCTATAAAAAGCCCTGCCAGTGGTGCTGCATCCTCACAGACCTCTctccacagcagcagcagcagcactgcGGAAACCATCTCTGCTCTCTTCTCTCTTCGACAAACATGAGCTCCTTGAGTTACAACCCCTATCTCCCATCTGTGCAGCGGAGGAGGGTGATGATGCACAGCAGGACGCCC
Protein-coding sequences here:
- the LOC128018991 gene encoding WD repeat-containing protein 13-like — encoded protein: MAAVWQQVLAVDARYNAYRTPTFPQFRTQYIRRRSQLLRENAKCGFEPGLRRQYLRLRSQLLALRYGPLSEQSSFRASSVRSSRTTLDRMEDFEEDPRAQGARGHRRSVSRGSYQLQAQMNRAVYDERPPGSLVPTSVAEASRAMAGDTTLSENYAFAGMHHIFDQHVDSAVPRLQFANDDKHLLACCSLDGTLSIMTLSPPPPTVKVTLKGHAAPVTDFAWSLSNDIIVSTSKDGTLRIWNTEDGRCIREVADPEGSELLCCTFQPMNNNLTVVGNSKHHLQVVNISTGKKVKGGSSKLTGRVLSLSFDAPGRILWAGDDRGSIFSFLFDMATGKLTKAKRLVVNEGSSISSITARSWISREARDPSLLINACVNKLLLYRVVDNEGTLQLKRSFPIQQGSQPLHSIFCPLMSFRQGACVVTGSEDGCVYFFDVERNTKAIVNKLQGHSGPVLDVSFNCDESLLASSDTTGMVIIWRREQK
- the asb6 gene encoding ankyrin repeat and SOCS box protein 6, which produces MWEELLPVLQWREEIVAQREQTMPFLHGFRRIVYEYQPLVDEVMCVLGIEGENQRRRDDDESVSGSLVELLDRESQSPVFMEGISYSLFRVADLGLVSAAQVLLRYGADLNFEDPVSYYNPLHIAVLRNKPDMVQMLISHGAEIEKRDRIHECSPLDLAGEEVDRLPCLRVLLDLGADVNAKDKNGKTALLHALASSDGLTVNNLDNIQLLLERGADVNTITHDGETPMSSLTFLVKEALDSSVEDAKEIGHFCTRVAHLLINHGADPSCCLNATDGELWEHSLTYTSLENFDLLFPLTALLLQHGASFVCSHHSTSYWTGHQLIFTRLAEALREALDAAEAADVLAKAEVLLDLARICCPVIPPLFPRSGLPVLDQTSTHQPLLELYSRLEEQERQPLPMRSLCRRLIRLCLGPWPFEEKVKALPLPDRLKDSLLPEKSWTDRAGWDGFKPRRSQR